The proteins below are encoded in one region of Desulfobaccales bacterium:
- the lepA gene encoding translation elongation factor 4: protein MMKNIRNFSIIAHIDHGKSTLADRLIQATIMVPERLRRDQMLDTMDLERERGITIKSNTITLPYVAQDGQEYALNLIDTPGHVDFSYEVSRALASCEGVLLLVDASQGVEAQTLANLYLALEHDLAIIPVINKIDLPQADIPGTKEQIRRELGLNPEETVLCSAKEGIGITEVLEAIVSRIPTPTGDPAEPLRALIFDAQYDSFRGTVVSVRLFDGEVKPGDIIRLMSTQATYKVEEVGLFGLSRQPADRLRAGQVGYLIAGIKQVSDTRIGDTITLDARPAAAPLPGFKEVKPVVFASIYPVSNDDYPALADALEKYKLNDASLVYQKDSSAALGQGFRCGFLGLLHLEIVQERLAREFGQSLIMTVPGVRYEFTLTDGTTVAVDNPQHYPDPTKIKETAEPYIRASIIIPERYVGAVMKLCLERRGVNPHFSNPSPGRVELRYDLPLAEVIIDFYDKLKSVTQGYGSFDYELIGYRKSDLVKLDILLNGEKVDALSMIVHRDRAREWAVRVCERLKEEIPRQQFKIAIQGAIGGKIIARETISAFRKDVTAKCYGGDVTRKRKLLERQKEGKKRLKMVGSVTIPQSAFVAVLKTKNE from the coding sequence ATGATGAAAAATATCCGCAACTTCAGCATCATCGCCCATATCGACCACGGCAAATCCACCCTGGCCGACCGCCTCATCCAGGCCACCATCATGGTGCCGGAACGCCTGCGCCGCGACCAGATGCTGGACACCATGGACCTGGAACGGGAGCGGGGCATCACCATCAAGAGCAACACCATCACTCTGCCCTATGTGGCCCAAGACGGCCAGGAATACGCCCTCAATCTCATCGACACCCCCGGCCATGTGGACTTCTCCTACGAGGTCTCCCGGGCCCTCGCCTCCTGTGAGGGGGTGCTCCTCCTGGTGGACGCCTCCCAGGGGGTGGAGGCCCAGACCCTGGCCAATCTCTATCTCGCCCTGGAGCACGACCTGGCCATCATCCCGGTAATCAACAAGATCGACCTGCCTCAGGCGGACATCCCCGGCACCAAGGAGCAGATCCGCCGGGAGCTGGGGCTCAACCCCGAGGAGACGGTCCTGTGCTCCGCCAAGGAAGGGATCGGCATCACCGAGGTCCTGGAGGCCATTGTCAGCCGCATCCCGACGCCCACGGGCGACCCCGCCGAGCCGCTTCGGGCCCTCATCTTTGACGCCCAGTACGACTCCTTCCGGGGCACGGTGGTCTCCGTGCGCCTCTTTGACGGCGAGGTCAAGCCCGGCGACATCATCCGCCTCATGTCCACCCAGGCCACCTACAAGGTGGAGGAGGTGGGGCTCTTCGGCCTCAGCCGCCAGCCGGCCGACCGGCTCCGCGCCGGCCAGGTGGGCTATCTCATCGCCGGCATCAAGCAGGTGAGCGACACCCGCATCGGCGACACCATCACCCTGGACGCCCGCCCCGCGGCGGCGCCGCTGCCCGGCTTCAAGGAGGTGAAGCCGGTAGTCTTCGCCTCCATCTACCCGGTGAGCAACGACGACTACCCCGCCCTGGCCGACGCCCTGGAGAAATACAAGCTCAACGACGCCTCCCTGGTCTATCAGAAGGACTCCTCCGCCGCTCTGGGCCAGGGGTTCCGCTGCGGTTTCCTGGGGCTCCTGCACCTGGAGATCGTCCAGGAGCGGCTTGCCCGGGAATTTGGCCAGTCCCTCATCATGACGGTGCCCGGGGTGCGCTACGAGTTCACCCTCACGGACGGCACCACGGTGGCGGTGGACAACCCCCAGCACTACCCGGACCCCACCAAGATCAAGGAGACCGCCGAGCCCTATATCCGGGCCTCCATCATCATCCCGGAGCGTTACGTGGGCGCGGTGATGAAGCTCTGCCTGGAGCGCCGGGGCGTCAATCCCCACTTCAGCAACCCCTCCCCCGGCCGGGTGGAGCTGCGCTACGACCTGCCCCTGGCCGAGGTCATCATTGATTTCTACGACAAGCTGAAAAGCGTCACCCAGGGCTACGGCTCCTTCGACTACGAGCTCATCGGTTACCGGAAAAGCGACCTGGTGAAGCTGGATATCCTGCTGAACGGCGAGAAAGTGGACGCCCTGTCCATGATCGTGCACCGGGACCGGGCCCGGGAGTGGGCGGTGCGGGTGTGCGAGCGCCTCAAGGAGGAGATCCCCCGGCAGCAGTTCAAGATCGCCATCCAGGGGGCCATCGGCGGCAAGATCATCGCCCGGGAGACCATCAGCGCCTTCCGCAAAGACGTCACCGCCAAATGCTACGGCGGCGACGTCACCCGCAAACGCAAGCTCCTGGAACGACAGAAGGAAGGCAAGAAACGCCTGAAAATGGTGGGCTCCGTCACCATCCCCCAAAGCGCCTTCGTCGCCGTGCTGAAGACCAAAAATGAGTGA
- a CDS encoding site-2 protease family protein has protein sequence MATKAAGRTGLTLFHIAGIRITLDFSWFVVFTLVLVALAVGYFPRNFPGYDAQAYWLAGLAATLLFFTSVLLHELTHSLVAIRNGLEIPEITLFIFGGVAKMGEEPKDPRVELQVAIVGPLCSFALAFVFGVAKGILAGFASPLTVAVAGYLTWINLALGFFNLIPGFPLDGGRVLRALLWWRTGSQTYATKVASDIGKGFAVALMLLGALQIFAGALVNGLWLLFIGMFLRSMSAQGYEELVIRKALESVPLKEVMVREVITVAPDLPISHLVQDYILRYGYRGFPVAEDGRIVGVVSLNEVREIPRPRQDEVRVRDIMLPVSDELIIDPEATLAQALTRMLKAGEERLLVMADGRLAGLITKTGLLRFVQIKQVLGEAAAA, from the coding sequence ATGGCCACGAAAGCCGCCGGTCGCACCGGCCTCACCCTGTTTCACATCGCCGGCATCCGCATCACCCTGGACTTTTCCTGGTTTGTGGTCTTCACCCTGGTGCTGGTGGCCCTGGCGGTGGGGTATTTCCCCCGCAATTTCCCGGGCTACGACGCCCAGGCCTACTGGCTGGCGGGGCTGGCCGCCACCCTGCTCTTTTTCACCTCCGTTCTGCTCCACGAGCTGACCCACTCCCTGGTGGCCATCCGAAACGGCCTGGAGATACCCGAAATCACCCTGTTCATCTTCGGCGGGGTGGCCAAAATGGGAGAGGAGCCCAAAGACCCCCGGGTGGAGCTCCAGGTGGCCATCGTGGGGCCCCTGTGCAGCTTTGCCCTGGCCTTCGTCTTCGGGGTGGCCAAGGGCATCCTGGCGGGCTTCGCCTCGCCCCTCACGGTGGCGGTGGCCGGCTATCTCACCTGGATCAACCTGGCCCTGGGGTTCTTCAACCTCATCCCCGGCTTTCCCTTGGACGGCGGCCGGGTGCTGAGGGCCCTTTTGTGGTGGCGCACCGGCTCCCAGACCTACGCCACCAAGGTGGCCAGCGACATCGGCAAGGGCTTTGCCGTGGCCCTGATGCTCCTGGGGGCCCTGCAGATCTTCGCCGGCGCCCTGGTCAATGGCCTGTGGCTCCTGTTCATCGGCATGTTCTTAAGGAGCATGTCGGCCCAAGGGTATGAGGAGCTGGTCATCCGCAAGGCCCTGGAGAGCGTGCCCCTGAAGGAGGTGATGGTGCGGGAGGTGATCACGGTGGCGCCGGATCTCCCCATTTCGCACCTGGTGCAGGATTACATCCTGCGCTACGGCTATCGGGGCTTTCCGGTGGCGGAGGACGGCCGCATCGTGGGGGTGGTGAGCCTGAACGAAGTGCGGGAGATACCCCGGCCGCGGCAGGACGAAGTGCGGGTCCGGGACATCATGCTGCCGGTGTCCGACGAGCTCATCATTGATCCGGAGGCCACCTTGGCCCAGGCCCTGACCCGGATGCTCAAGGCCGGGGAGGAGCGCCTCCTGGTGATGGCCGACGGCCGCCTGGCGGGCCTCATCACCAAGACCGGGCTGCTGCGCTTCGTGCAGATCAAGCAGGTGCTGGGAGAGGCGGCGGCCGCCTGA